In one window of Coralliovum pocilloporae DNA:
- the ilvD gene encoding dihydroxy-acid dehydratase — MIPYRSRTSTHGRNMAGARGLWRATGMKDEDFGKPIIAVVNSFTQFVPGHVHLKDLGQMVAREIEAAGGVAKEFNTIAVDDGIAMGHDGMLYSLPSRDLIADSVEYMANAHCADALVCISNCDKITPGMMMATMRLNIPTIFITGGPMEAGRVNIDGKEIAVDLVDAMVQAANPDRTDEEVAEFEKNACPTCGSCSGMFTANSMNCLAEALGLALPGNGTVVATHADRKELFLRAARQIVELTRRYYKEGDESVTPRGIATFKAFENAMTLDISMGGSTNTILHLLAIAREAHVDFTLEHMDALSRKVPCLSKVAPAVPDVHIEDVHRAGGIMSILGELDKGGLIHRDASTVHAATMGDALDQWDITRTNSEDVHTLYKAAPGGVRTTVAFSQASRYKELDMDRDGGVIRSVEQAFTKDGGLAVLFGNIAQEGCVVKTAGVDESIWTFTGPARVCESQDEAVKRVLSKDIVAGDVVIIRYEGPKGGPGMQEMLYPTSYLKSMGLGKDCALITDGRFSGGTSGLSIGHVSPEAAEGGNIGLLQEGDMIEIDIPNRGINVRLSDEELAARRGAMDAKGKDAWAPVEPRERRVSAALRAYAAMVSNAAKGAVRDVSQIERK; from the coding sequence ATGATTCCTTACCGTTCTCGCACATCCACCCATGGCCGTAACATGGCAGGCGCACGCGGCCTGTGGCGCGCCACAGGCATGAAGGATGAAGATTTCGGCAAGCCGATTATTGCTGTGGTGAATTCCTTTACCCAGTTCGTGCCCGGCCATGTGCACTTGAAAGATCTCGGCCAGATGGTGGCACGCGAGATTGAGGCTGCGGGTGGCGTTGCAAAGGAGTTCAACACCATTGCCGTGGACGATGGCATCGCCATGGGCCATGACGGCATGCTCTATTCCCTGCCATCCCGCGATCTGATTGCCGATTCCGTTGAATATATGGCCAATGCCCATTGTGCCGATGCCCTTGTCTGCATTTCCAACTGCGACAAGATCACGCCAGGCATGATGATGGCCACCATGCGGCTGAACATCCCGACCATTTTCATCACCGGTGGCCCGATGGAAGCCGGGCGCGTGAACATTGATGGCAAGGAAATTGCGGTTGATCTGGTTGATGCCATGGTTCAGGCGGCCAATCCGGATCGGACCGACGAGGAAGTTGCGGAATTCGAAAAGAATGCCTGCCCGACCTGCGGCTCATGCTCCGGCATGTTCACCGCCAACTCGATGAACTGTCTGGCTGAAGCCCTCGGCCTGGCTCTTCCCGGAAACGGCACCGTTGTTGCCACTCATGCCGACCGTAAGGAACTGTTCCTGCGGGCTGCCCGGCAGATCGTTGAGCTGACCCGTCGCTATTATAAGGAAGGTGATGAAAGCGTCACCCCGCGCGGCATCGCCACGTTCAAGGCATTTGAAAATGCCATGACACTGGATATCTCCATGGGTGGCTCAACCAATACGATCCTGCATCTGCTGGCCATCGCTCGCGAAGCCCATGTGGACTTTACCCTTGAGCATATGGACGCCCTGTCCCGCAAGGTGCCCTGCCTGTCCAAGGTTGCTCCGGCTGTTCCTGATGTCCATATCGAAGATGTTCACCGCGCCGGTGGCATCATGTCGATCCTCGGGGAGCTGGATAAAGGCGGCCTTATCCATCGTGATGCATCCACCGTACATGCAGCGACCATGGGTGATGCACTGGATCAGTGGGATATCACCCGCACCAATTCCGAAGATGTGCATACGCTCTATAAGGCGGCACCGGGCGGCGTTCGGACCACAGTCGCTTTCAGCCAGGCCAGCCGCTACAAGGAACTGGACATGGATCGGGACGGTGGCGTCATCCGCTCCGTTGAGCAGGCCTTCACCAAGGATGGCGGCCTTGCAGTTCTGTTCGGCAACATTGCCCAGGAAGGCTGTGTGGTGAAAACCGCCGGTGTTGATGAAAGCATCTGGACCTTCACTGGCCCGGCCCGGGTTTGCGAAAGCCAGGATGAAGCCGTCAAACGCGTCCTCTCCAAGGATATTGTTGCCGGTGATGTGGTCATCATCCGCTATGAGGGTCCGAAGGGTGGCCCCGGCATGCAGGAAATGCTCTATCCGACCTCATATCTCAAATCCATGGGACTGGGCAAGGATTGCGCGCTGATCACCGATGGCCGGTTCTCCGGCGGCACCTCCGGCCTTTCCATCGGCCATGTGTCTCCGGAAGCAGCCGAGGGCGGTAATATCGGTCTTCTCCAGGAAGGTGATATGATCGAAATTGACATTCCTAACCGCGGTATCAATGTCCGTCTGTCCGATGAAGAACTGGCCGCGCGGCGCGGCGCCATGGACGCTAAGGGCAAAGATGCATGGGCTCCGGTTGAACCGCGCGAACGTCGGGTCTCAGCGGCGCTGCGTGCTTATGCTGCCATGGTGTCGAATGCCGCAAAGGGTGCTGTCCGCGACGTCTCCCAGATCGAGCGGAAATAG
- a CDS encoding TerC family protein: MAELLTLDNLFTLMMLILLQAVLGFDNLLYISLESKRVAPHRQAYVRRVGIGLAILLRIVLLFVITSAIQYFQDPFTHFNWPGVIEGSLTIHSLIVLIGGVFIMYTATKEIAHMLSLDDLEQDTEAGGKSVTMAIFWIVAMNLVFSFDSILSAIALTDVFWVMAAAILISGLLMIALADRVSDFLQKNRMYEVLGLFILFIVGILLLSEGGHLSHLKLFGTAIEPMAKSTFYFVIGVMVLVDIVQGRYQRKLNRERELFQKP; encoded by the coding sequence ATGGCTGAGCTTCTGACGCTCGATAACCTGTTCACCCTGATGATGCTGATCCTGTTGCAGGCGGTTCTCGGGTTCGACAACCTTCTCTATATTTCTCTTGAGTCAAAGAGAGTGGCACCGCATCGGCAGGCCTATGTGCGCCGGGTCGGGATTGGACTGGCCATTCTGTTGCGTATTGTACTGCTGTTTGTCATCACCTCGGCCATTCAATATTTCCAGGATCCGTTCACCCATTTCAATTGGCCGGGCGTGATTGAAGGCTCGCTGACCATTCACAGTCTGATCGTGCTGATCGGTGGTGTTTTCATCATGTATACGGCCACCAAGGAAATTGCCCATATGCTGTCTCTGGATGATCTGGAGCAGGATACGGAAGCTGGTGGCAAGTCCGTCACGATGGCGATTTTCTGGATTGTCGCGATGAATCTGGTGTTCTCCTTCGATTCCATCCTGTCGGCCATCGCCCTGACTGATGTGTTCTGGGTGATGGCAGCCGCTATCCTGATTTCAGGCCTCCTGATGATTGCACTTGCGGACCGGGTGTCAGATTTTCTGCAGAAAAACCGCATGTATGAGGTGCTCGGCCTGTTCATATTGTTCATTGTCGGCATTCTGCTTCTGTCAGAAGGCGGACATCTGTCTCACCTGAAGCTGTTTGGCACTGCAATTGAGCCGATGGCCAAGTCGACCTTCTATTTCGTCATCGGGGTGATGGTGCTGGTGGATATTGTCCAGGGCCGATATCAGCGCAAGCTCAATCGGGAACGGGAGCTGTTCCAGAAACCCTGA
- the pnp gene encoding polyribonucleotide nucleotidyltransferase encodes MFDYQREEIEWGGRPLILETGKVARQADGAVMATYGETTVLATVVSAKEPKPGQDFFPLTVNYQEKAFAAGRIPGGFFKREGRPSEKETLTSRLIDRPIRPLFVDGYKCDTQVIISVLSHDLENDPDIVAMVGASAALTLSGAPFMGPIGGARVGYVDGEYVLNPTLDQMADSKLDLVVAGTHDAVLMVESEAQELPEDIMLGAVMHGHAGFQPVIDAIIRLAERSAKEPREFSMPDTSELLAKVKEIAGADLEAAYSISTKTERKDAIDAAKAKVIDALVGEDDDASHKQAVSELFKKAESDIVRGRIIEQGARIDGRDVQTVRQIVSEAGILPRTHGSALFTRGETQALVVATLGTGDDEQFVDQLEGTRKEAFMLHYNFPPFSVGETGRIGSPGRREIGHGKLAWRAIHPMLPPHHEFPYTIRLVSDITESNGSSSMATVCGSSLALMDAGVPLRRPVAGIAMGLIKEGDKFAVLSDILGDEDHLGDMDFKVAGTEEGITSLQMDIKINGITEEIMQVALGQAKDGRLHILGRMAEALNEARPELGEYAPRIEVLQIPVDKIREVIGSGGKVIREIVEKTGAKVDIQDDGTVKVASNSGESITAALNWIKSIAAEPEVGEIYQGTVVKVVDFGAFVNFFGARDGLVHISQLTQGRPQTVKEVVNEGDKVYVKLMGFDDRGKVRLSMKVVDQETGQEIPKDE; translated from the coding sequence ATGTTTGACTATCAACGCGAAGAAATTGAATGGGGCGGACGTCCGCTCATCCTCGAGACGGGTAAGGTTGCCCGTCAGGCCGATGGCGCTGTCATGGCCACTTATGGCGAGACCACTGTTCTTGCCACTGTTGTTTCCGCAAAGGAACCAAAGCCGGGTCAGGACTTTTTCCCGCTGACCGTGAACTATCAGGAAAAGGCATTTGCTGCCGGTCGCATTCCAGGTGGCTTCTTCAAGCGTGAAGGCCGCCCGAGCGAGAAAGAAACCCTCACCAGCCGTCTGATCGACCGTCCGATCCGCCCGCTGTTCGTTGACGGTTACAAGTGCGACACACAGGTAATTATCTCAGTCCTTAGCCACGATCTGGAAAATGATCCGGATATCGTTGCCATGGTTGGTGCTTCTGCTGCCCTCACCCTGTCCGGCGCTCCGTTCATGGGCCCGATCGGTGGTGCGCGCGTTGGCTATGTTGACGGCGAATACGTTCTCAATCCGACCCTCGATCAGATGGCTGACAGCAAGCTTGATCTGGTTGTTGCCGGTACCCATGATGCTGTTCTGATGGTTGAATCAGAAGCTCAGGAACTGCCGGAAGACATCATGCTCGGCGCAGTGATGCACGGTCATGCCGGCTTCCAGCCTGTGATTGATGCCATCATCCGTCTGGCTGAGCGGTCTGCGAAAGAACCGCGCGAATTCTCCATGCCGGACACCAGCGAGCTGCTGGCGAAAGTCAAAGAGATTGCAGGCGCTGATCTGGAAGCCGCTTACTCCATCTCCACCAAAACCGAGCGCAAGGATGCCATCGACGCCGCCAAGGCGAAGGTTATCGACGCTCTGGTTGGTGAAGACGACGACGCGTCTCACAAGCAGGCCGTTTCCGAGCTGTTCAAGAAAGCGGAAAGCGACATCGTTCGTGGCCGCATCATTGAGCAGGGTGCCCGTATTGATGGCCGTGACGTTCAGACCGTTCGTCAGATCGTCTCTGAAGCTGGTATTCTGCCGCGCACACACGGTTCCGCTCTGTTTACCCGCGGTGAGACCCAGGCTCTGGTTGTTGCCACCCTCGGCACCGGCGATGACGAGCAGTTTGTTGACCAGCTCGAAGGCACCCGCAAGGAAGCCTTCATGCTGCACTACAACTTCCCGCCATTCTCCGTTGGTGAAACCGGTCGTATCGGCAGCCCGGGCCGTCGTGAAATCGGTCACGGCAAGCTGGCATGGCGCGCCATCCACCCGATGCTGCCGCCGCACCACGAGTTCCCGTACACGATCCGTCTGGTGTCTGACATCACCGAATCCAACGGCTCCTCCTCTATGGCAACCGTTTGCGGTTCCTCTCTGGCTCTGATGGACGCAGGTGTTCCGCTTCGTCGTCCGGTCGCCGGTATCGCCATGGGTCTGATCAAGGAAGGCGACAAGTTCGCTGTCCTCTCTGACATTCTCGGCGATGAAGACCACCTCGGCGACATGGACTTCAAGGTAGCGGGTACCGAGGAAGGTATCACCTCCCTGCAGATGGACATCAAGATCAACGGTATCACCGAAGAGATCATGCAGGTTGCTCTTGGCCAGGCCAAGGACGGTCGTCTGCACATCCTCGGTCGCATGGCCGAAGCTCTGAACGAAGCCCGTCCGGAGCTGGGTGAATATGCACCGCGCATCGAAGTGCTGCAGATCCCGGTCGACAAGATCCGTGAAGTGATCGGCTCCGGCGGTAAAGTGATCCGTGAGATCGTCGAAAAGACCGGCGCAAAAGTCGACATTCAGGACGACGGCACCGTGAAAGTCGCTTCCAACAGCGGTGAATCCATCACGGCTGCGCTGAACTGGATCAAGTCCATTGCGGCTGAGCCGGAAGTTGGCGAGATCTACCAGGGTACGGTCGTGAAAGTGGTCGACTTCGGTGCATTCGTGAACTTCTTCGGCGCACGTGACGGCCTCGTCCACATCAGCCAGCTGACCCAGGGCCGCCCGCAGACGGTCAAGGAAGTGGTGAATGAAGGCGACAAGGTCTATGTCAAGCTGATGGGCTTTGATGATCGCGGCAAGGTTCGCCTGTCCATGAAAGTGGTTGATCAGGAAACCGGCCAGGAAATTCCGAAAGACGAGTAG
- the rpsO gene encoding 30S ribosomal protein S15, which produces MSISAARKQELIAEFATKDGDTGSPEVQVAILTERITNLTEHFKSHGKDNHSRRGLLKLVSQRRSLLDYVKSHDVERYQSLIKRLGIRR; this is translated from the coding sequence ATGTCGATTTCTGCAGCTCGCAAGCAAGAGCTTATTGCTGAATTCGCTACCAAAGACGGCGATACCGGTTCTCCCGAAGTTCAGGTTGCTATCCTGACCGAGCGGATCACCAACCTGACCGAACACTTCAAATCTCACGGCAAGGACAACCATTCCCGCCGCGGTCTTCTGAAGCTGGTCAGCCAGCGTCGTAGCCTGCTTGACTATGTCAAGTCTCACGACGTTGAGCGCTATCAGTCTCTGATCAAGCGTCTCGGCATTCGTCGCTAA
- the truB gene encoding tRNA pseudouridine(55) synthase TruB, producing MGRRRNKKNNVHGWLILDKPYDMTSTKAVSIIKRIFDTGKAGHAGTLDPLATGLLPIALGEATKTVPFVMDGRKVYQFTVRWGEETDTDDTEGEIIDTSSGRPTEQAIRSALPHFTGTIMQVPPRFSAIKVNGERAYDLARDGEEVELEARPITIHRLDLVEMVDEDTAVFEAECGKGTYVRAIARDLGRHLKTRGHVIALRRTVVGPFDEEDMISLENLREMSNSAPADEGGNTDLSEALLPVETALDDIPALAINGNDQARLKRGQAILLRGRDAPVFSGIAYATFQGNLIALGDVSGGEFSPKRVFNLTGQ from the coding sequence ATGGGACGCAGGCGCAACAAGAAGAACAATGTCCACGGCTGGCTGATCCTCGATAAGCCCTATGACATGACCTCCACCAAAGCGGTTTCGATCATCAAGCGGATTTTTGATACGGGCAAGGCCGGTCACGCGGGAACACTGGACCCGCTGGCAACAGGCCTTCTGCCGATTGCTCTTGGCGAAGCCACAAAGACCGTGCCGTTTGTCATGGATGGCCGCAAGGTCTACCAGTTCACGGTGCGCTGGGGTGAGGAAACAGACACGGACGACACCGAAGGCGAGATTATTGACACCTCGTCAGGCCGCCCGACGGAGCAGGCCATCCGATCCGCACTGCCTCACTTTACCGGCACCATCATGCAGGTTCCGCCGCGCTTTTCCGCCATCAAGGTGAATGGCGAGCGCGCCTATGACCTGGCCCGTGACGGCGAAGAAGTGGAACTTGAAGCCCGCCCGATCACCATTCATCGCCTTGATCTGGTGGAGATGGTTGATGAGGATACGGCCGTCTTTGAAGCTGAATGCGGCAAAGGCACCTATGTCCGGGCCATTGCCCGCGATCTTGGCCGTCATCTGAAGACCAGAGGCCATGTGATTGCCCTTCGCCGGACCGTTGTCGGCCCATTTGACGAAGAGGATATGATTTCTCTGGAAAACCTGAGAGAAATGAGCAATAGTGCGCCCGCCGACGAGGGGGGCAATACTGACCTTTCTGAAGCTTTGTTACCTGTTGAGACCGCGCTGGACGACATCCCGGCCCTGGCCATCAACGGTAATGATCAGGCCCGGCTGAAACGCGGCCAGGCCATTCTCCTGCGTGGACGTGATGCACCCGTCTTTTCGGGCATCGCCTATGCCACATTCCAGGGCAATCTGATTGCTCTTGGTGATGTGTCTGGTGGTGAATTTTCACCAAAGCGCGTGTTTAACCTTACAGGCCAGTAG
- the rbfA gene encoding 30S ribosome-binding factor RbfA — translation MSQLGDGQSQRQLRVGELVRKALSDILAQGRIHDPVLETMLVTIPEVRMSPDLKIATAYVLPLGGTPADGDKIVKALAQNKKFLRGQIAPRLTLKYMPDLRFRYDDRFEESSRIDALLNSPEVVRDLHRDEDED, via the coding sequence ATGTCTCAGCTTGGAGACGGCCAGTCCCAGCGCCAGCTTCGCGTTGGAGAACTGGTCCGCAAGGCACTGTCCGATATTCTCGCTCAGGGCCGCATTCACGATCCGGTTCTTGAAACCATGCTGGTGACCATTCCCGAAGTCCGGATGTCACCGGACCTGAAGATCGCAACAGCTTACGTTCTGCCACTGGGCGGCACTCCTGCGGACGGAGATAAGATTGTCAAAGCCCTGGCACAGAACAAGAAATTCCTGCGCGGGCAGATCGCACCAAGGCTGACACTGAAATACATGCCGGATCTGCGGTTCCGCTATGACGACCGGTTTGAGGAATCAAGCCGTATCGACGCCCTGCTTAATTCTCCCGAAGTGGTGCGTGACCTTCATCGCGATGAGGATGAGGACTGA